A stretch of the Saccharolobus caldissimus genome encodes the following:
- a CDS encoding glycosyltransferase, with protein MINEVFEALLYISSFFTSLWILLQVFYFKTSLETSIKEENKLSEITNNKEEKKKRKIDIIVAIKNENERIIKELIDNLSRLDYEPYEVIIVSDDTEEHFNKIIQYIGNIPKNIKIIRRQNNEGRKAGALNYALNFSNGDLLVFLDAEARVDKNFLKKVAELNYDAIAFRLKIREPITPTQKTYAYMTEFVMDSLFKSRQKLGLIIFPNGSSFAVKRSVLDTIGGWKNNAIAEDLELGIRLALNNIRVKYVDDIIVYSLAPFNNVDLYNQIRRWAYGSAELFISSAKLLKFGLKGFEGFIYAQQWAIYPLYLIILLITLSLQFVLKIPYPIILGSLSVVIISIILYGVLIRPKGDYRSAMITTLASLIGYVEGILKMRFNWKVTPKELEKKEESILGIKILGLMLAVSAYVNSIFNNILSSILLILISISLLLLQF; from the coding sequence ATGATTAATGAGGTCTTCGAGGCATTACTCTATATATCCTCCTTTTTTACCTCACTTTGGATACTTCTTCAAGTATTTTATTTCAAAACCTCTCTAGAAACTAGTATAAAAGAAGAGAATAAGCTAAGTGAAATAACTAATAACAAGGAAGAGAAGAAAAAAAGAAAAATAGATATAATAGTTGCAATAAAAAATGAAAATGAGAGAATAATTAAAGAGTTAATAGACAATTTATCTCGACTGGATTATGAGCCTTATGAAGTAATAATAGTTTCAGATGATACCGAAGAACATTTTAATAAAATAATACAGTATATAGGAAATATTCCAAAGAATATAAAAATCATTAGGAGACAAAATAATGAAGGAAGGAAAGCTGGTGCCCTTAACTATGCGTTGAACTTCTCAAATGGAGATTTATTAGTTTTTTTAGACGCTGAAGCACGGGTTGATAAAAATTTCTTGAAGAAAGTAGCCGAGCTTAATTATGATGCTATAGCTTTTAGATTAAAGATTAGAGAGCCTATTACACCAACTCAAAAAACTTACGCTTATATGACCGAATTTGTAATGGATTCATTATTTAAGTCTAGGCAAAAGTTAGGTCTCATAATTTTTCCCAACGGTTCTTCCTTTGCAGTAAAGAGAAGCGTATTAGATACTATAGGTGGATGGAAAAATAACGCAATAGCAGAAGATTTAGAACTTGGAATTAGACTTGCTTTAAATAATATAAGGGTTAAATATGTAGATGACATAATAGTGTATTCTTTAGCGCCCTTTAACAACGTGGACTTATACAATCAAATAAGAAGATGGGCTTATGGCTCTGCAGAACTATTTATAAGCAGTGCGAAATTATTAAAATTTGGTTTAAAAGGTTTTGAGGGATTTATATATGCACAACAGTGGGCAATATATCCTTTATATTTAATAATTTTATTGATTACTCTCTCATTACAGTTTGTATTGAAAATACCTTATCCCATAATTCTTGGATCATTGTCAGTAGTAATAATCTCTATTATTCTATATGGAGTATTAATAAGGCCTAAAGGAGATTACAGATCAGCTATGATAACCACCTTAGCCTCATTAATAGGATACGTTGAGGGTATACTTAAAATGAGGTTTAACTGGAAAGTAACTCCTAAAGAATTAGAGAAAAAAGAGGAAAGCATACTAGGTATAAAAATACTTGGTTTAATGTTAGCAGTTTCAGCTTATGTTAATTCCATATTTAATAATATACTCTCATCCATTCTTTTGATTCTAATTTCAATTAGCCTTTTACTTCTACAATTTTAG
- a CDS encoding type II/IV secretion system ATPase subunit, producing the protein MKNIFKFIKSKDNNKTIQEAIELPVTLYPITSPLEEVTSIVSDYEVNILNIVPVEIKDNLIQNNIELVIPNPHIFITFESEKGIYKYVLLEPPINNVVFNMYITFINEIERELLSRTAGLNLAKIILELNRKRPDLKIIQEKRGEVNVLSTNARVVLYYLLRNMFGYNILTALVADKDIEDISVSGMYNPVYIYHRSYEYIPTNIVFQKNMKISPQLNLTIDGEELLDQLVLRLLSLTGKSISVAEPIQDGMLPNGDRIAATFRREVSASGSTLVIRRFTEKPITILDLINSGTISADIAAYLWYAMDMRMSIMSIGVTGAGKTTLLNAVLNLVKESMKIVSIEDIPEIRIAHSNWTQLYARPAYAGVGKEISLMDLLKLSLRYRPDLIVVGEIRGQEAYVLFQAISTGHGGATTFHAYNTDSAIKRLMNEPLNIPQEWIPMMNIIMTIRRLPVYIGERIVLRRRVVAIDEIISWNDYRRVASWDPKSDSFTLNLDAARVLRNRIEEAGLNLDDVKKEIERRALFLKLLASARDIIQHEESYKLVKSYIIKYSLKPEEALKEAQAISRTKIVEVKG; encoded by the coding sequence ATGAAGAATATTTTCAAATTCATTAAATCTAAGGACAATAATAAGACAATACAAGAGGCTATAGAGCTACCAGTTACGCTTTATCCAATAACTTCACCATTAGAAGAAGTTACATCAATAGTTAGTGATTATGAAGTAAATATACTAAATATTGTTCCAGTTGAGATTAAAGATAATTTAATACAAAATAATATTGAACTGGTGATTCCTAATCCCCATATATTTATAACATTTGAGTCTGAAAAGGGTATTTATAAATATGTCTTATTAGAACCACCTATAAATAACGTAGTCTTTAACATGTACATTACTTTTATAAATGAAATAGAAAGGGAATTATTATCTAGAACAGCTGGTCTCAATCTAGCTAAGATTATACTTGAGTTAAATAGAAAAAGACCAGATCTTAAAATAATACAAGAAAAGAGAGGAGAGGTAAACGTTCTAAGTACTAACGCCAGAGTTGTATTATACTATTTGTTAAGAAATATGTTTGGATATAATATTTTAACAGCATTAGTTGCGGATAAAGATATAGAGGATATATCAGTATCAGGTATGTATAATCCGGTATATATTTATCATAGAAGTTATGAGTATATACCCACAAATATTGTATTTCAAAAGAATATGAAAATATCCCCTCAACTTAACTTAACAATAGATGGAGAAGAATTATTAGATCAGTTAGTATTAAGATTGCTTTCTCTTACTGGAAAGTCCATTTCAGTAGCTGAGCCCATTCAAGACGGTATGTTACCTAATGGAGATAGGATTGCCGCGACATTTAGGCGTGAGGTATCCGCTAGTGGGTCTACACTAGTTATTAGAAGATTTACTGAAAAGCCAATTACGATTCTTGATTTAATAAACTCAGGTACAATATCTGCAGATATAGCAGCGTATCTATGGTATGCTATGGACATGAGAATGAGTATAATGTCAATAGGTGTTACCGGTGCTGGGAAAACTACATTACTTAACGCAGTCTTAAACCTTGTAAAAGAGAGTATGAAGATAGTGTCAATAGAAGATATTCCAGAAATTAGAATAGCGCATTCTAACTGGACTCAGTTATATGCTAGACCGGCTTATGCAGGGGTAGGTAAAGAAATATCATTAATGGATTTGTTAAAATTATCATTAAGATATAGACCAGATTTAATAGTAGTAGGAGAGATAAGAGGCCAAGAAGCTTATGTGTTATTTCAAGCTATTTCTACTGGACATGGCGGTGCAACTACCTTCCATGCTTATAATACTGATTCTGCTATAAAGAGATTAATGAACGAACCCCTAAATATTCCTCAAGAATGGATTCCAATGATGAATATTATTATGACTATTAGAAGACTTCCAGTTTACATTGGGGAAAGAATAGTTTTAAGAAGACGTGTGGTAGCAATTGATGAGATTATAAGTTGGAACGATTATAGGAGAGTTGCCAGTTGGGATCCTAAGTCTGACTCATTTACGTTAAATCTTGATGCTGCACGAGTATTAAGAAATAGAATAGAGGAAGCTGGTCTTAATTTAGATGACGTAAAGAAGGAGATAGAGAGAAGGGCGTTATTCTTAAAATTACTAGCCTCAGCTAGGGATATAATACAGCATGAGGAAAGTTATAAGTTGGTTAAAAGTTATATAATAAAATATAGCTTAAAACCAGAAGAGGCACTAAAAGAGGCTCAAGCAATATCAAGAACTAAAATTGTAGAAGTAAAAGGCTAA